One window of Hymenobacter sp. BRD128 genomic DNA carries:
- a CDS encoding OmpA family protein, protein MQASLDTLAQALRSHPALRLEVQGHTDNQGDPAINQRLSRRRAEAVCQYLAGHGVASSRLRAVGCGGSQPVADNRQPDQRPRNRRVVFVPLAR, encoded by the coding sequence GTGCAGGCTAGCCTCGACACCCTGGCGCAGGCCTTGCGCAGCCACCCTGCCCTGCGCCTCGAAGTACAGGGCCACACCGACAACCAGGGCGACCCGGCCATCAACCAGCGGCTCTCGCGGCGGCGGGCCGAAGCGGTGTGCCAATATCTGGCCGGGCACGGCGTAGCTAGCAGCCGGCTGCGGGCCGTGGGCTGCGGCGGCAGCCAACCCGTGGCCGACAACCGGCAGCCCGACCAGCGCCCGCGCAACCGCCGCGTGGTATTCGTGCCGCTGGCCCGCTAG
- a CDS encoding S9 family peptidase, with the protein MQKLLLFLSLLIFISSTGRAASHLAGTGEPPRLNGQWQGPLKVPGGTLTLIITIVPLSNGTYYAALDVPQQRISRMPVEVELKDDNLKLSIEQAGSRFEGKVLAGGDKLVGTWQQPGLKTDLTLERGTAPAAAQAAKKLRLTPPYRESEVTFYNPVAKIKLSGTLTIPSGEGPFAAVALVSDSGPQGRDSDVQGYRVFGILADYLTRHGVAVLRYDDRGVGKSGGDFSRATTADFVTDARAALAFLRDRPLIAPQQVGLLGHGEGGNVALLAAAEPLEAPNFVASLAAYGQPGRDVLRRQQGEIMRLIGADGAQVKAAQGLFDRLVETVRQTPNAAAARAKIITLLRSSNSALDEPMARARAVQLTSPWSRYFFDFDPASRLSLVRCPVLLLNGTADLQVAAGRNMSLLQKGLRQSGQPVQAHRLGGVNHLFQDDPAKWPIVAGERQAAFSPEGLSYLQTWLLERARLAKAPVPVTVRRPAPRPKTLTPMRPRTRRVTAAI; encoded by the coding sequence ATGCAAAAATTATTACTTTTCCTTTCGCTACTTATTTTTATCAGCTCTACTGGCCGGGCGGCTAGCCACCTGGCGGGCACCGGCGAGCCCCCGCGTCTCAACGGCCAGTGGCAGGGCCCGCTGAAGGTGCCGGGCGGCACGCTCACGCTCATCATTACCATCGTGCCGCTCAGCAACGGCACCTACTACGCGGCGCTCGACGTGCCGCAGCAGCGCATCAGCCGCATGCCGGTTGAGGTAGAGCTGAAGGATGATAATCTTAAGCTGAGCATCGAGCAGGCGGGTAGCCGCTTCGAGGGCAAGGTGCTGGCCGGGGGCGATAAGCTGGTGGGCACCTGGCAGCAGCCGGGCCTCAAAACGGACCTCACCCTGGAGCGCGGCACCGCCCCGGCCGCCGCCCAGGCTGCCAAAAAACTGCGCCTCACGCCACCCTACCGCGAGTCGGAAGTGACGTTTTACAACCCGGTAGCGAAGATTAAGCTCAGCGGCACGCTCACCATTCCGAGCGGCGAGGGGCCGTTTGCGGCCGTGGCGCTGGTATCCGATTCGGGGCCGCAGGGGCGCGACTCGGACGTGCAGGGCTACCGCGTGTTCGGGATTCTGGCCGACTACCTCACCCGGCACGGGGTGGCCGTGCTGCGCTACGACGACCGGGGCGTGGGCAAATCGGGCGGCGATTTCAGCCGCGCCACCACTGCCGACTTTGTGACCGATGCCCGGGCGGCGCTGGCTTTTTTGCGCGACCGGCCGCTTATCGCGCCGCAGCAGGTAGGCCTGCTCGGCCACGGCGAGGGCGGCAACGTGGCCCTGCTAGCCGCCGCCGAGCCGCTCGAAGCGCCCAATTTTGTGGCCTCGCTGGCCGCCTACGGGCAGCCGGGGCGCGATGTGCTGCGCCGCCAGCAGGGCGAAATCATGCGTCTTATCGGGGCCGATGGCGCGCAGGTGAAAGCCGCCCAGGGGCTGTTTGACCGCCTGGTCGAAACCGTGCGCCAGACGCCGAATGCCGCCGCCGCCCGCGCCAAAATCATTACCCTGCTGCGCAGCAGCAACTCGGCCCTCGATGAGCCGATGGCCCGCGCCCGCGCCGTGCAGCTGACTTCGCCCTGGTCGCGCTATTTCTTCGACTTCGACCCGGCCAGCCGGCTTTCGCTGGTGCGCTGCCCGGTGCTGCTGCTCAACGGCACGGCCGACTTGCAGGTGGCCGCCGGGCGCAATATGTCTTTGTTGCAGAAGGGGTTGCGCCAGTCGGGGCAGCCGGTGCAGGCGCACCGGCTAGGGGGTGTCAATCACTTGTTTCAGGATGACCCGGCCAAGTGGCCCATCGTGGCGGGCGAGCGGCAGGCCGCCTTCTCACCCGAGGGCCTCAGCTACCTGCAAACGTGGCTGCTGGAGCGCGCCCGCCTGGCCAAAGCCCCCGTGCCCGTAACGGTGCGCCGCCCCGCCCCGCGCCCCAAAACGCTCACGCCAATGCGCCCGCGCACGCGCCGGGTCACGGCGGCCATCTAG
- a CDS encoding gluconate 2-dehydrogenase subunit 3 family protein, with amino-acid sequence MTSQDLLSSAHVSAATRAALTQRLADTGAAYTPQFLAPETYRLLEAVAARLFPQPERPVPIPLAPAVDQRLAAGRADGWRYDALPPDREAYRLGLGGVQEIAQSLFKTDFEQLNPSQQDAAIQALASGNPPGAIWQTLPAGRFFEELLAELTETYYAHPWAQDEIGYVGYADLPAWAKIGLNEKDDREA; translated from the coding sequence ATGACTTCGCAGGATTTGCTTTCCTCGGCGCACGTATCGGCGGCCACCCGCGCCGCCCTTACCCAACGCCTGGCCGACACTGGGGCGGCCTATACGCCGCAGTTTTTGGCCCCCGAAACCTACCGGCTGCTCGAAGCCGTGGCCGCGCGGTTGTTTCCGCAGCCCGAGCGGCCGGTGCCCATTCCGCTAGCCCCGGCCGTTGACCAGCGCCTGGCCGCAGGCCGCGCCGATGGCTGGCGCTACGATGCCCTGCCGCCCGACCGCGAGGCCTATCGCCTGGGCCTGGGTGGCGTGCAGGAAATCGCGCAGTCGCTTTTTAAAACTGATTTTGAGCAGCTCAACCCTAGTCAGCAGGATGCGGCAATCCAGGCGCTGGCCAGCGGCAACCCGCCCGGCGCGATTTGGCAAACGCTGCCGGCCGGCCGCTTTTTTGAAGAACTACTGGCCGAGCTTACCGAAACCTATTATGCCCACCCCTGGGCGCAAGATGAAATCGGCTATGTAGGCTATGCCGACCTGCCCGCCTGGGCCAAAATCGGTCTCAACGAAAAAGACGACCGCGAAGCATAG
- a CDS encoding GMC family oxidoreductase, translating to MPDEEIAEEGILSPTAPAIQDPLLRELLAENAPLAAPIDTPLEQPQPLPAPTETVDCIVIGLGAGGAPLLARLAQAGLKVVALEAGPWHNPEKDFATDEKAQDFLFWNDERLAAGGDPLAMGKNNSGTGVGGSTLHYTAYTPRPLPDDLHLKRDFGQGEDWPLTYDELAPYFEEVEQFLGVSGPTPYPWGPGRPKGYALAPLPLNSAAQLMVRGAEKLGIKTAPAANAALSARYYQEGVGWREACTNRGFCQAGCSNGAKSSMDVTYIPLAVKHGADIRPNSFVTEIERDARGHVAAVVYTQNGQNHRLACKNLFLCGGSVETPRLLLLNELALTSGQVGRNLMAHPGLQVWGTFPDEVRPNKGIPGGLISQDTHRPKDADFAGGYLLQSIGVMPVTFAGQVARGRKLWGQPLRDYMRQFNHIAGINILGDCLPHADNYLELSDEKDARQLPKPRLHFTAQENELRMNAHAARTMRGIWEAAGASDIWDFQRYAHVIGTARMGLNGDDAVVNRDGRAFDVPNLYICDNSVFPSALSVNPALTIMALSLRTADKFLEKERRRDE from the coding sequence ATGCCCGACGAAGAAATCGCCGAGGAAGGTATCCTTAGCCCTACCGCGCCCGCCATTCAGGACCCCCTGCTGCGCGAGCTGCTGGCCGAAAATGCGCCGCTAGCCGCTCCCATCGACACGCCGCTTGAGCAGCCGCAACCCCTGCCCGCCCCTACCGAAACCGTCGATTGCATCGTGATTGGGCTGGGCGCGGGTGGCGCGCCGCTGCTGGCCCGGCTAGCCCAGGCCGGCCTGAAGGTGGTAGCCCTGGAAGCCGGCCCCTGGCATAATCCCGAAAAAGACTTTGCCACCGACGAAAAAGCGCAGGACTTCCTGTTTTGGAACGACGAGCGGCTGGCGGCCGGTGGCGACCCGCTGGCGATGGGCAAAAACAACTCGGGTACCGGCGTGGGCGGCTCCACACTGCACTACACTGCCTATACGCCCCGCCCCCTGCCCGACGACCTGCACCTGAAGCGCGACTTCGGCCAGGGCGAAGACTGGCCGCTGACCTACGACGAGCTGGCGCCTTATTTTGAAGAAGTTGAGCAGTTTCTGGGCGTTTCGGGGCCTACCCCCTACCCCTGGGGTCCTGGCCGGCCCAAGGGCTACGCGCTAGCCCCGCTGCCGCTCAATAGCGCCGCCCAACTCATGGTGCGCGGGGCCGAGAAGCTCGGTATCAAAACCGCGCCAGCGGCCAACGCCGCCCTCTCGGCCCGCTACTACCAGGAGGGCGTGGGCTGGCGCGAGGCCTGCACCAACCGGGGCTTTTGCCAGGCCGGCTGCTCGAACGGTGCCAAATCCAGCATGGATGTGACGTACATTCCGCTGGCAGTGAAGCACGGGGCTGATATTCGCCCCAATAGCTTCGTGACGGAGATTGAGCGCGATGCGCGCGGCCACGTGGCGGCAGTGGTGTACACGCAAAATGGCCAAAACCACCGGCTAGCCTGCAAGAATCTGTTTCTCTGCGGCGGCTCGGTCGAAACCCCACGCCTGCTGCTGCTCAATGAGTTGGCCCTTACCAGCGGCCAGGTGGGCCGCAACCTGATGGCTCACCCCGGCCTGCAGGTGTGGGGCACTTTCCCCGACGAGGTGCGCCCGAATAAAGGCATTCCCGGCGGCCTTATCTCGCAGGATACGCACCGGCCTAAAGACGCCGATTTTGCGGGCGGCTACCTGCTGCAAAGCATTGGGGTAATGCCGGTTACGTTTGCGGGCCAGGTGGCGCGCGGGCGTAAGCTCTGGGGCCAGCCACTGCGCGACTATATGCGGCAGTTCAACCACATCGCGGGCATCAACATCCTGGGCGACTGCCTGCCCCACGCCGACAATTACCTGGAATTAAGCGACGAAAAAGATGCCCGCCAGCTGCCTAAGCCACGCCTGCACTTCACGGCCCAGGAAAACGAGCTGCGCATGAATGCCCACGCCGCGCGCACCATGCGCGGCATCTGGGAGGCCGCCGGGGCTAGCGACATCTGGGATTTTCAGCGCTATGCGCACGTTATCGGCACGGCCCGCATGGGCCTGAACGGCGACGATGCGGTGGTGAACCGCGACGGCCGGGCCTTCGACGTGCCTAACCTGTACATCTGCGACAACTCGGTGTTTCCCAGCGCGCTCAGCGTCAATCCGGCGCTCACCATTATGGCGCTCAGCCTGCGAACTGCCGATAAGTTTCTGGAAAAAGAAAGACGGCGGGACGAGTAA
- a CDS encoding family 1 glycosylhydrolase, which translates to MFATGIECSYPTIDHGKTRRDLLAECDHYNRYKEDLGLVKEMGLKVLRYGLPYYNIQQSPDKYDWEFSDLAMAEMQRLGITPILDLMHFGVPDWLGNFQNPELPVHFAAYCEEVAKRYPWVRYYTPVNEIYVTAKSSAKDGLWNEQLKSDKGFVTALKHTVAASIMGTQKIAKHRPDCVIVQSESAEFTHELRAEHTPTVQLANKLRFTALDLLYAHHPEGEVINYLYDNGMTRQEYDWFMAGEPPGYQVMGNDYYGRNEKIMLPNGELCTSMDVLGWYTITHDYYQRYKKPVMHTETNVFDAKEAPTWLWKQWVNILRMRKEGVPVLGFTWYSLIDQVDWETGLAQKKGTVNACGLFDLDRKPRPVAEAYKMLLQEYGQITIVPHGELFEVTERPATLKVEV; encoded by the coding sequence ATGTTTGCCACCGGCATCGAGTGCAGCTACCCCACCATCGACCATGGCAAAACCCGCCGCGACCTGCTGGCCGAGTGCGACCACTACAACCGCTACAAGGAAGACCTGGGCCTGGTAAAAGAAATGGGCCTGAAGGTGTTGCGCTACGGCCTGCCGTACTACAACATTCAACAGAGCCCCGATAAGTACGACTGGGAATTTTCGGATTTGGCAATGGCCGAGATGCAGCGGCTAGGCATCACGCCCATTCTGGACCTTATGCACTTTGGCGTGCCCGACTGGCTGGGCAATTTCCAAAACCCCGAGTTACCGGTACACTTTGCCGCTTACTGCGAGGAAGTGGCCAAGCGCTACCCCTGGGTGCGCTACTACACGCCCGTCAATGAGATTTACGTCACGGCTAAGTCGAGCGCCAAGGATGGCCTCTGGAACGAGCAGCTGAAGTCCGACAAAGGCTTTGTGACCGCCCTCAAGCACACGGTGGCGGCTAGCATCATGGGCACGCAAAAGATTGCCAAGCACCGCCCCGACTGCGTGATTGTGCAGAGCGAGTCGGCCGAGTTTACGCACGAGCTGCGCGCCGAGCACACGCCCACTGTGCAGCTCGCAAACAAGCTGCGCTTCACGGCGCTCGACTTGCTGTATGCGCATCATCCAGAAGGCGAGGTTATTAACTACCTCTACGACAATGGCATGACCCGCCAGGAATACGACTGGTTTATGGCCGGCGAACCGCCGGGCTACCAAGTAATGGGCAACGATTACTACGGCCGCAACGAGAAAATAATGCTGCCCAACGGTGAGCTCTGCACCAGCATGGATGTGCTAGGGTGGTATACTATTACCCACGACTATTACCAGCGCTACAAAAAGCCGGTGATGCACACCGAAACCAATGTTTTTGATGCGAAGGAGGCGCCCACCTGGCTCTGGAAGCAATGGGTTAATATTCTGCGGATGCGCAAGGAAGGCGTGCCGGTGCTGGGCTTTACGTGGTACTCACTCATCGACCAGGTAGACTGGGAAACGGGGCTAGCCCAGAAAAAAGGCACCGTAAACGCCTGCGGCCTCTTTGACCTCGACCGCAAGCCGCGCCCCGTGGCCGAGGCCTACAAGATGTTGCTGCAGGAGTACGGTCAGATTACCATCGTGCCCCACGGCGAGCTGTTTGAGGTGACTGAGCGACCGGCCACCCTGAAAGTAGAGGTCTAA
- a CDS encoding carboxypeptidase-like regulatory domain-containing protein codes for MKFTVSLLLLGLLLTGQLAVAQRISVSGQVVEAATGEPVPFASIFVPRTSTGVTADLEGKFKLALDGAPDSLAASALGFLPLRKKLSNEPSQTILFRLKKGAAWPWAR; via the coding sequence ATGAAATTTACCGTTTCGCTACTGCTGCTGGGCCTGCTGCTGACCGGCCAGCTCGCGGTGGCCCAACGAATCAGCGTCAGTGGGCAAGTCGTGGAAGCGGCTACCGGCGAGCCGGTGCCATTTGCGTCCATCTTTGTGCCGCGCACCAGCACCGGTGTCACGGCCGACTTGGAAGGCAAATTTAAGCTTGCCCTCGACGGCGCCCCCGACTCGCTGGCCGCTTCGGCGCTCGGCTTCCTCCCGCTGCGCAAAAAACTCAGCAATGAACCTAGCCAGACCATCTTATTCCGCCTGAAAAAAGGGGCGGCGTGGCCCTGGGCGAGGTAG
- a CDS encoding DUF5686 family protein has translation MSSRQPENPAFRILREVQKHKPENERTALTSAEFDSYNRIEVSLADIPKALANRKVVKDMRALAARHGAAAASDPDAPLPLFASEVGSKVYVKYGPPMHRREDILHKQMRGAGPREGSVLSQMLGSNFQNFDFYPNWQNILGKDFISPISAGGRLTYDYTLQDSLLVGQDMCYKIAVAPKRDHDLAFTGTIWITKEKYALRRIDVIASEHANLNFVSDLRILQELTPPDQGPGLAARTRLVVAVRPGDKQAAMRVRFTTVNSGFQRNTQHPGSFYDQPIVSTVMEPGTDSETSGLISGVLPSGATEGYFDKNRPDTLSLSERQTFAVLDSARELPAVRSTLDWIDLFINGYRRVGERGLIELGPIINTFAYNNFEGARFRVGFRTTPAFSRNWVLQPYVAYGTMDGRLKYGLRANYIAERRHWTVIGGEYRHDIEQYALLDNDFLPENNLFVAASRWGRFREGLPIMRDLSLLSLQRDLFHGFTQSVILRYQNSVPQFMVRTQPRTPGGDPTELTPDKLHQTEIVLESRYAPDENLVQAENRRRAIGLKHWPVFTFRYTFGTIDWFRGNNTYNKYNLLVTHSLSAGHFGRLSYRVEGSYIPSEVSYLLLKAPLGNQTPFFNINSFNLLNYFEFVTDRSVSLRLDHHFEGIILNAIPGIRRFNWRLVATANFLYGGLTDANKLSPVGRGNQFLLPSLGKAPYIEAGYGIENIFRFVRVDFIHRVTYRNEPPRNGITPPNFGIKVGAQFRL, from the coding sequence GTGAGTTCGCGCCAGCCCGAAAACCCGGCTTTTCGCATTTTGCGCGAAGTGCAGAAGCACAAGCCCGAAAACGAGCGCACGGCCCTCACGTCGGCCGAGTTTGACTCGTATAACCGCATCGAGGTGAGCCTGGCTGACATTCCGAAGGCGCTGGCTAACCGCAAAGTGGTGAAGGACATGCGGGCCCTGGCTGCCCGCCACGGCGCGGCCGCCGCCTCCGACCCCGACGCCCCGCTGCCGCTGTTTGCTTCCGAGGTAGGCTCGAAGGTGTACGTGAAGTACGGCCCGCCCATGCACCGCCGCGAAGACATATTACACAAGCAGATGCGCGGCGCTGGCCCGCGCGAGGGCTCGGTGCTGAGCCAGATGCTCGGGTCAAATTTTCAGAACTTCGACTTTTACCCTAATTGGCAAAATATTCTGGGTAAAGACTTTATCTCGCCCATCTCGGCGGGTGGGCGCCTCACTTACGACTACACCCTGCAAGACTCGCTGCTGGTGGGCCAGGATATGTGCTATAAGATTGCGGTGGCGCCCAAGCGCGACCACGACCTGGCCTTTACGGGCACCATCTGGATTACCAAGGAGAAGTACGCCCTGCGCCGCATTGACGTAATAGCCAGTGAGCACGCTAACCTCAACTTCGTCAGCGACTTGCGCATTTTGCAGGAATTGACGCCGCCCGACCAGGGGCCGGGGCTAGCCGCCCGCACCCGCCTGGTAGTGGCCGTGCGCCCCGGCGACAAGCAGGCCGCCATGCGCGTGCGCTTCACTACCGTAAACTCAGGCTTTCAGCGCAATACGCAGCACCCAGGCAGCTTCTACGACCAGCCCATCGTCTCAACCGTAATGGAGCCGGGCACCGACAGCGAAACCAGCGGCCTGATAAGCGGCGTGCTACCGAGCGGCGCTACTGAGGGTTACTTTGATAAAAACCGCCCCGACACGCTCAGCCTCAGCGAGCGTCAGACGTTTGCGGTGCTCGACTCGGCCCGTGAGCTGCCCGCCGTGCGCAGCACCCTCGACTGGATTGATTTGTTCATCAATGGCTACCGGCGCGTGGGGGAGCGTGGACTGATTGAGCTCGGGCCAATCATCAATACCTTCGCCTACAACAACTTTGAGGGCGCGCGCTTTCGCGTTGGCTTCCGCACTACGCCGGCTTTTAGCCGCAACTGGGTGCTGCAACCCTACGTGGCCTACGGCACAATGGACGGGCGCCTCAAGTACGGCCTGCGGGCCAATTATATTGCCGAGCGCCGACACTGGACGGTAATTGGGGGGGAGTATCGGCACGACATTGAGCAGTATGCGCTGCTCGACAACGACTTTTTGCCGGAGAATAATCTCTTCGTAGCCGCCTCGCGCTGGGGGCGCTTCCGCGAGGGCCTGCCCATTATGCGCGATTTATCGCTGTTGAGCTTGCAGCGCGATTTATTTCACGGCTTTACGCAGAGCGTGATTTTGCGCTACCAGAATAGCGTGCCGCAGTTTATGGTGCGCACCCAGCCGCGCACACCGGGTGGCGACCCCACCGAGCTAACGCCCGACAAGCTGCACCAAACTGAGATAGTACTGGAGTCGCGCTACGCGCCCGACGAGAATCTGGTGCAGGCTGAAAACCGCCGCCGCGCCATTGGCCTCAAGCACTGGCCGGTGTTCACCTTCCGCTACACCTTTGGCACTATCGACTGGTTTCGGGGCAATAATACCTACAATAAGTATAACCTGCTGGTCACGCATAGCCTGTCGGCGGGCCACTTCGGGCGCCTCAGCTACCGCGTGGAGGGCAGCTACATTCCATCGGAGGTGTCGTACTTGCTGCTGAAGGCGCCGCTGGGCAACCAGACGCCGTTTTTCAACATCAACTCGTTTAACCTGCTCAATTACTTTGAGTTCGTGACCGACCGCTCGGTATCCCTGCGTCTCGACCACCACTTTGAGGGCATCATTCTGAACGCTATTCCGGGCATCCGGCGCTTTAACTGGCGCCTGGTAGCCACGGCCAATTTTCTCTACGGCGGCCTCACCGACGCCAATAAGCTTTCGCCGGTGGGGCGCGGCAACCAGTTTCTACTGCCCTCGCTGGGCAAAGCGCCTTACATTGAAGCTGGCTACGGCATCGAGAACATTTTCAGGTTTGTTCGGGTCGATTTTATTCACCGCGTCACCTACCGCAACGAACCGCCGCGCAACGGCATCACTCCGCCCAATTTCGGCATCAAAGTCGGCGCGCAATTCCGGCTGTAG
- a CDS encoding hydrolase: protein MKQVIRYLAAPLLGAALLAACARQEASPALPAASALSQNASAPGFPEGFETGTKTAYTSGSVTLGSGSWTLNDALIGNTTADAKTGSQSARVRNSGTLSMNFDLSGGAGVVTVAHARYGTDASGTWELWASANSGSSYAKVGSTITTSSTALSTASFTVNLAGTVRLQVRKTDGTTNRLNFDNITVESYGGTGTGGGGTPTIGKKFLFDASHGELAGNADWALDVDAGVVPRYPTPAASGITASTPETYWTAALSSWGVALVKLGNSVENLPSGTAITYGNTSNPQDLANYSVFVVDEPNNLFTASEKTAILTFVKNGGGLFMISDHTQSDRDNDGYDSPAIWNDLMTNNSVQNNPFGYSIALTNISETTSNVLASSANVILHGSQGNVTQLKFSNGATITKASGSQATPLIWQGSSAQGLSNIMCATSTFGTGRVCCITDSSPADDGTGSPGNTVYPGWTEISSHAPLHMNASLWLAKQQ from the coding sequence ATGAAGCAAGTAATTCGCTACCTGGCAGCGCCGCTGCTGGGCGCCGCCCTACTGGCCGCCTGCGCCCGGCAGGAGGCTAGCCCCGCCTTACCGGCCGCCAGTGCTCTCAGTCAGAATGCCTCGGCGCCTGGCTTCCCCGAGGGCTTCGAAACCGGCACCAAGACGGCCTACACCAGCGGCAGCGTCACGCTCGGCTCGGGCTCGTGGACACTTAACGACGCCCTCATCGGCAACACCACCGCCGATGCCAAAACCGGTAGCCAGTCGGCCAGGGTGCGCAACAGCGGTACGCTCAGCATGAACTTCGACCTGAGCGGCGGCGCGGGCGTGGTCACGGTGGCGCACGCGCGCTACGGCACCGATGCCAGCGGCACTTGGGAGCTGTGGGCCAGCGCCAACAGCGGCTCCTCCTACGCCAAAGTGGGCAGCACTATCACCACTAGCAGCACCGCCTTGAGCACGGCTAGCTTCACGGTGAACCTTGCCGGTACGGTGCGCCTGCAAGTGCGCAAAACCGATGGCACGACCAATCGCCTTAATTTCGACAATATTACCGTCGAAAGCTACGGCGGTACCGGCACGGGCGGCGGGGGCACCCCCACCATCGGCAAGAAATTTCTGTTCGACGCCAGCCACGGCGAGCTAGCCGGCAATGCCGACTGGGCGCTCGACGTAGATGCGGGCGTCGTGCCGCGCTACCCCACGCCGGCCGCCTCGGGCATTACGGCCAGCACCCCGGAAACTTACTGGACGGCCGCCCTCTCGTCGTGGGGCGTGGCGTTGGTGAAGCTCGGCAACTCGGTCGAAAACCTGCCTAGCGGCACGGCCATCACCTACGGCAATACTTCCAACCCGCAGGACCTGGCTAACTACAGCGTATTCGTGGTGGATGAACCCAATAACCTGTTCACGGCCAGCGAGAAAACGGCCATCCTTACTTTCGTGAAGAACGGCGGCGGCCTGTTCATGATTTCTGACCACACACAGTCGGACCGCGACAACGACGGCTACGACTCGCCGGCCATCTGGAACGACCTGATGACCAACAACTCGGTGCAGAATAACCCGTTTGGCTACAGCATCGCCCTCACCAATATTTCCGAAACAACCAGCAACGTGCTGGCTAGCTCCGCCAATGTCATCCTGCACGGCTCGCAGGGCAACGTGACGCAGCTCAAGTTCTCGAACGGCGCCACCATCACCAAAGCCAGCGGCTCGCAGGCCACGCCGCTCATCTGGCAGGGCAGCTCTGCGCAGGGCCTCAGCAACATCATGTGCGCCACCAGCACCTTCGGCACGGGCCGCGTTTGCTGCATCACCGACTCGTCGCCGGCCGACGATGGCACCGGCAGCCCCGGCAACACGGTATACCCCGGCTGGACGGAAATTTCGAGCCACGCCCCGCTGCATATGAACGCCTCGCTCTGGCTAGCCAAGCAGCAGTAG
- a CDS encoding Pycsar system effector family protein, giving the protein MATTTLPAAADAPATPADTPEAAPANQGAASAKAPKPPKPEPSALVQQAQAYLEPILEKELDPRLTYHTLAHTAYVVKQARNLADDAHLSPEQTEELLLAAWFHDSGYLDTYDGHEYKSMVRAEAWLKEKGYDPARIEVIKNLIRATHRNEEARTELEKMLVDADMSNLAADDFRARAELIRNEWELALDKSYTTPDWAELQLNFMLAHKYRSEVGKARYKKCLKANIEEQRDQLKKAAKKAKKKAKEATDTFAEPKRGIETMFRTMYSNHMKLSDMADKKASMMIQLNAVILSVIITYLGAKSSHLVTGDTNFTRNPILAVPMGVLLITALGSVTSAILSAQPDVTSFKWLKRNPEIATNRRVNLLFFGQFTKLSLQHFQEGMRDLMRQKDTLYTNMVTDVYYLGEVLDRKYKLLRVSYSIFMVGLILTALSFGIVLAYKM; this is encoded by the coding sequence ATGGCTACTACTACCCTCCCCGCCGCCGCCGACGCCCCGGCTACCCCTGCCGACACCCCCGAAGCGGCACCCGCCAACCAAGGGGCCGCGTCGGCCAAGGCCCCCAAGCCGCCCAAGCCCGAGCCGTCGGCGCTGGTGCAGCAGGCGCAGGCTTATCTTGAGCCGATACTCGAAAAAGAGCTTGACCCGCGTCTCACCTACCACACGCTGGCCCACACGGCCTACGTGGTGAAGCAGGCGCGCAACCTGGCCGACGATGCCCACCTCAGCCCCGAGCAAACCGAGGAGCTACTGCTGGCCGCCTGGTTTCACGATTCGGGCTACCTCGATACTTACGACGGCCACGAGTACAAAAGCATGGTCCGCGCCGAAGCCTGGCTCAAGGAAAAAGGCTACGACCCGGCTCGTATCGAGGTCATTAAGAATCTCATCCGGGCCACGCACCGCAACGAAGAGGCCCGGACCGAGCTTGAAAAGATGCTCGTCGATGCCGACATGAGCAACCTCGCGGCCGATGATTTCCGGGCCCGCGCCGAGCTTATCCGCAACGAGTGGGAGCTGGCCCTCGACAAGTCGTACACCACCCCCGACTGGGCCGAGCTGCAGCTCAACTTCATGCTGGCCCACAAGTACCGGTCGGAAGTAGGCAAGGCGCGCTACAAAAAGTGCCTCAAAGCCAATATTGAAGAGCAGCGCGACCAGCTGAAAAAAGCCGCCAAAAAAGCCAAGAAGAAAGCAAAGGAAGCTACCGACACCTTCGCCGAGCCCAAGCGGGGCATCGAAACGATGTTTCGCACCATGTATTCTAATCACATGAAGCTCTCGGATATGGCCGATAAAAAGGCCAGCATGATGATTCAGCTCAATGCGGTAATTCTCTCGGTAATAATTACTTACCTGGGGGCTAAGTCGTCGCACCTGGTTACTGGCGATACCAATTTTACCCGCAACCCTATCTTGGCGGTGCCGATGGGCGTGCTGCTCATTACGGCGCTAGGGTCCGTCACGTCGGCCATCCTCTCGGCCCAGCCCGACGTCACGAGCTTTAAGTGGCTGAAGCGCAACCCCGAAATTGCCACCAACCGGCGCGTCAACCTCTTGTTTTTCGGGCAGTTCACCAAGCTTAGTCTCCAGCACTTTCAGGAGGGCATGCGCGACCTGATGCGCCAGAAAGACACGCTCTATACCAACATGGTAACCGACGTGTATTACCTCGGCGAAGTGCTCGACCGCAAATACAAGCTGCTGCGCGTGAGCTACTCCATTTTCATGGTGGGTCTTATCCTCACGGCGCTCTCGTTTGGCATCGTGCTCGCGTATAAGATGTAG